The proteins below come from a single Rosa rugosa chromosome 2, drRosRugo1.1, whole genome shotgun sequence genomic window:
- the LOC133728582 gene encoding uncharacterized protein LOC133728582, protein MLKQYWVAFFVVVLWGFGFRAIDASAGDADPHYRACLQQCEETGCVAQRCFPHCNFSSGGVSVDGPWFLQEPLYLQWKQWDCQSDCRYYCMADREKEREAAGYGPVKYHGKWPFKRIYGIQEPASVAFSALNLAMHFHGWVSFIILLFYKLPLRRDKKAYYDYAGLWHLYGFLSLNSWFWSAVFHSRDVDLTEKLDYSAAVALLGYSLILAILRSFDVRDDAVRVMVAAPLLAFVTTHILYLNFYKLDYGWNMKVCVVMAVAQLLIWAVWAGVTSHPSRWKLWLVVVGGGLAMLLEIYDFPPYEGFLDAHAVWHATTIPLTYIWWSFIRDDAEFLTSNQVKKLAKKAK, encoded by the exons ATGTTAAAGCAGTACTGGGTTGCTTTCTTTGTGGTGGTTTTATGGGGTTTTGGATTCAGAGCTATAGATGCCAGTGCTGGTGATGCTGATCCTCATTATAG GGCTTGTTTACAACAATGTGAAGAAACTGGATGTGTAGCGCAGAGATGCTTTCCACATTGCAATTTCTCTTCAGGTGGGGTTTCCGTTGATGGGCCATGGTTCCTGCAAGAACCTCTTTATTTGCAGTGGAAACAATGGGACTGTCAGAGTGATTGCCGTTACTATTGTATGGCtgacagagagaaagaaagagaagcagCTGGTTATGGCCCAGTCAAATATCATGGTAAATGGCCCTTCAAGCGCATTTATGGAATCCAG GAGCCTGCTTCTGTAGCTTTCTCTGCGCTCAACCTTGCTATGCATTTTCATGGTTGGGTATCATTTATCATCCTTTTATTCTATAAGTTACCATTGAGACGAGATAAGAAGGCATATTATGACTATGCCGGTTTGTGGCATCTATATGGTTTCTTATCCTTGAACAGCTGGTTCTGGAGTGCTGTTTTCCATAGTAG AGATGTGGATTTGACCGAAAAATTAGATTACTCAGCTGCAGTGGCATTACTTGGGTACTCGCTCATTCTTGCCATACTCAGAAGTTTTGACGTGAGGGATGATGCTGTCAGAGTTATGGTTGCTGCTCCACTGCTTGCTTTTGTAACTACCCACATATTGTATCTCAACTTTTATAAACTAGATTATG GTTGGAACATGAAAGTTTGTGTTGTCATGGCGGTGGCTCAACTTCTTATCTGGGCAGTTTGGGCTGGTGTCACCAGCCATCCATCTCGTTGGAAATTGTGGCTGGTAGTAGTTGGAGGCGGTCTTGCAATGCTCCTAGAAATCTATGATTTCCCCCCATATGAAGGATTTCTGGATGCTCATGCGGTCTGGCATGCCACCACCATCCCCCTAACTTACATTTGGTGGAGTTTCATCAGAGACGACGCTGAGTTCCTAACCTCTAACCAAGTAAAGAAGTTGGCAAAGAAGGCAAAATAG
- the LOC133733408 gene encoding transcription factor JUNGBRUNNEN 1: MDGKNTSCKDDHHDHQDHDDEDVPLPGFRFHPTDEELVGFYLRRKIQKKPISLELIKSIDIYKHDPWDLPKATTTAGDKEWYFFCRRGRKYKNSIRPNRVTGSGFWKATGIDKPVHDSHSNCIGLKKTLVYYRGSAGKGTKTDWMMHEFRRPSTNDNNNVHTNHTSCTAISHTDPQEAEIWTLCRIFKRSVSHRKYTPDWRELSAKQSSSKKCNATDQDRHQEPTNINRESYINFGASTICYEEKKPNVLNHTNYNNGSNSNQTLQNVGQFSSGMTTATHPCNMDSFTSSYSYADIENHDFFNDNWEEFKSVVQLALDPSFV, from the exons GATGGAAAAAATACTAGTTGCAAGGATGATCATCATGATCATCAGGATCATGATGATGAGGATGTTCCACTTCCGGGATTTAGGTTTCACCCAACAGATGAAGAACTAGTTGGGTTCTATCTCCGCCGGAAGATTCAGAAGAAACCCATCAGCTTAGAGCTCATCAAATCAATTGATATCTACAAGCATGATCCTTGGGATCTTCCAA AAGCGACAACTACTGCAGGAGACAAAGAGTGGTACTTCTTCTGCAGAAGAGGGAGAAAGTACAAGAACAGTATCAGACCTAATAGAGTAACCGGGTCTGGGTTTTGGAAAGCAACTGGGATAGACAAGCCAGTTCATGATTCACATAGTAACTGCATTGGGCTGAAGAAAACTCTGGTTTACTACCGCGGAAGTGCCGGAAAAGGCACCAAAACTGATTGGATGATGCACGAATTTCGCCGTCCATCCACCAATGACAACAACAATGTTCACACTAACCACACCTCCTGCACTGCTATATCACACACTGATCCTCAAGAAGCT GAAATTTGGACATTGTGTCGGATATTCAAGAGATCTGTGTCACATAGAAAGTATACACCAGACTGGAGAGAATTGTCTGCTAAACAATCCAGCTCTAAGAAATGCAATGCGACTGATCAAGATCGTCATCAAGAGCCCACAAACATCAATCGAGAATCTTATATCAATTTTGGTGCTTCAACCATTTGCTACGAAGAGAAGAAGCCCAATGTTCTGAACCATACTAATTATAACAACGGAAGCAACAGTAACCAGACATTGCAGAATGTAGGTCAGTTCAGCTCCGGAATGACTACTGCTACGCATCCATGCAACATGGATTCGTTCACATCGAGCTATTCATATGCAGATATTGAGAATCATGACTTTTTTAACGACAACTGGGAAGAGTTCAAATCAGTTGTACAGCTTGCTCTTGATCCATCGTTTGTGTAA